The following proteins are co-located in the Bacteroidales bacterium genome:
- a CDS encoding tetratricopeptide repeat protein, translating to MAKKNTRIVAVIAVLVLLVFGGLVIRKPLSTNMILKGSAYFDQKEYAKAYEQFKKAAFLNKSPAALNGLTKSLYYLNRYDEALNYANASLQMDSVTSDAKFYRGLIEIKQQKPLLAVADFNAVLKSDSTNAQAWYHRGLAKAALLDFAGSVSDYRQAMKLDKDNIEAYLKSVEANSAMDDFKGAIADYDNLLNVDLNNKEAYASRGYLKLNINDFDGALTDFNHALELGPGNLDVIFNRGSAYARKGMADAALKDFSQCINSKFKVTESLNNRSIIYLGQQNANAALKDLKELQKLKPDDAGVYLSLGVVSSMKQDYKGSIPLYDKAIALNPQYTEAWFNRGVSKGNLGRHQEAVIDYTKAIELNKNYAIAYYLRAVSEINLNKLTEGCEDLQRAKSLGYKAADELIAIHCTGNKK from the coding sequence ATGGCAAAAAAGAATACCCGTATAGTTGCAGTCATCGCTGTTCTCGTTCTCCTGGTTTTTGGCGGATTGGTTATCCGCAAACCTTTGTCAACCAATATGATATTGAAGGGATCCGCGTATTTTGATCAAAAGGAATATGCGAAAGCCTATGAGCAATTCAAAAAAGCAGCCTTTCTGAATAAATCTCCGGCTGCCCTTAACGGGTTGACAAAATCTCTTTATTACCTTAACCGGTATGATGAAGCCCTGAATTATGCCAACGCATCTCTTCAAATGGATAGTGTTACTTCCGATGCAAAGTTTTACAGGGGGCTTATCGAAATCAAACAACAAAAGCCTTTATTGGCAGTAGCCGATTTCAATGCCGTGCTTAAATCCGATTCAACCAATGCACAGGCATGGTATCATCGTGGTTTGGCAAAAGCTGCTCTCCTTGATTTTGCGGGTTCGGTTTCCGATTATCGCCAAGCCATGAAACTCGATAAGGATAATATTGAGGCTTATTTGAAAAGTGTAGAAGCCAATTCGGCAATGGATGATTTCAAGGGGGCAATTGCTGATTACGATAATTTGCTTAACGTGGATCTGAATAACAAAGAGGCTTATGCCAGCAGAGGCTATCTGAAACTCAATATCAACGATTTCGATGGTGCCCTGACCGACTTTAATCATGCACTTGAACTCGGACCGGGCAACCTGGATGTAATCTTCAACCGGGGATCTGCCTATGCACGAAAAGGTATGGCAGATGCTGCACTGAAAGATTTTTCACAATGCATAAATAGTAAATTCAAGGTAACTGAGTCCCTAAATAACCGCTCTATCATATATCTCGGCCAACAAAACGCCAATGCGGCTTTAAAAGATCTGAAGGAACTTCAGAAACTTAAACCGGACGACGCCGGTGTTTATCTGAGCCTCGGTGTGGTAAGCTCAATGAAACAGGATTACAAGGGATCAATTCCTTTATATGATAAAGCAATTGCCCTGAATCCACAATACACCGAAGCATGGTTTAACAGGGGTGTTTCAAAAGGTAACCTGGGAAGACACCAGGAGGCAGTCATTGACTATACAAAGGCCATTGAACTGAATAAAAATTATGCAATCGCCTATTATCTTCGGGCTGTTTCAGAAATTAACCTGAATAAATTGACTGAGGGCTGCGAGGATTTACAAAGGGCAAAATCACTGGGGTATAAAGCCGCAGATGAGCTGATTGCCATCCATTGTACCGGTAATAAGAAATAA
- a CDS encoding RNA polymerase sigma factor RpoD/SigA, whose product MRQLKITKSITNRESASLDKYLQEIGKEELITVEEEVELAQRIKKGDKSALEKLTRANLRFVVSVAKQYQNQGLSLPDLINEGNLGLIKAAEKFDETRGFKFISYAVWWIRQSILQALAEQSRIVRLPLNQVGSLNKINKAFSKFEQEYERTPTPEELADALELPKEKVSDTLKVSGRHVSVDAPFAEGEDNSLLDILINHDSPKADKKLISESLMKEINRALATLTERERDIIKFFFGIGVQEMTLEEIGEKFDLTRERVRQIKEKAIRRLRHTSRSKLLKSYLG is encoded by the coding sequence ATGAGACAACTAAAAATTACAAAATCAATTACCAACAGGGAAAGTGCTTCTCTCGATAAATACTTACAGGAAATCGGCAAAGAAGAGCTTATCACAGTTGAAGAGGAAGTGGAGTTGGCGCAACGGATAAAGAAAGGAGATAAAAGTGCTCTCGAAAAACTCACCAGGGCAAATCTCCGGTTCGTTGTTTCTGTGGCTAAGCAATACCAGAATCAGGGTTTAAGTTTACCTGACCTGATCAATGAAGGAAATTTAGGACTTATTAAAGCTGCAGAAAAATTTGATGAGACAAGAGGTTTTAAATTCATCTCTTATGCAGTATGGTGGATCAGGCAATCAATCCTTCAGGCTCTCGCTGAACAATCAAGGATTGTGAGATTACCCCTGAACCAGGTCGGCTCTCTTAATAAAATTAACAAGGCATTTTCGAAATTCGAGCAGGAATATGAAAGGACTCCTACCCCCGAAGAACTTGCTGATGCACTTGAATTACCTAAGGAAAAAGTTTCTGATACACTTAAGGTTTCAGGCCGTCATGTATCAGTTGACGCTCCCTTTGCTGAAGGTGAAGACAACAGCCTTCTTGATATACTTATCAATCACGATTCACCAAAAGCCGACAAGAAGCTTATCAGTGAATCGCTCATGAAAGAAATTAACCGTGCCCTTGCCACTCTTACTGAAAGAGAAAGAGATATTATCAAATTCTTCTTTGGTATCGGTGTTCAGGAAATGACCCTCGAGGAAATCGGCGAAAAATTTGATCTCACCCGCGAAAGGGTTCGTCAGATCAAGGAAAAAGCCATCCGCAGGTTACGGCATACATCACGAAGCAAATTATTGAAATCCTACTTAGGATAA
- a CDS encoding PAS domain S-box protein, with amino-acid sequence MLKKGRYFRSSGLFLFSLLVINFIILSLSYVYFRTEKAQILDNLMNPGAEIVKLKAYMIAFSGLIILAFNTAFSFFWFKQRNELSALEKDKLLLIEQFAMLSRFANDAIIVFTEDHTIIQVNDKALELYGFSRSDILGMTVEMLRIPEERDDFPAMLLKVKADNGLRFETVHMTSKGTGFPVEVSMRYMELMGSNCFQAVVRDITQRKQFEKALIASEERLKMITNTVPLIVWTATAEGYIDFVNSRFEEIVGFYPIRENATIDFIHPDDRERVTKYWQSAVNEARQHQIQLRILTKEGIYRWYLCMAMPSCNSDGKILRWFGSATDIDELENRVAQRTAEIKEHEKEIVKLNLSLQEHALSLENANKELEAFIYSVSHDLRAPLRAINGFSMILLDEYKSKLDTEGQNMLGKVWNNADRMRQLIDDLLRFSKTGRHALSITYIDMNALFNSMIEETKQLYPERQIKTSISEMPGAYGDLSLMKQVLLNLLSNAVKFSGNRECSEIEIKGSRNNEEICYYIKDNGTGFDMKYADELFGVFRRLNNAEGFEGTGVGLALVKRIIEKHGGKVWAQSEQGNGATFSFSLPDNR; translated from the coding sequence ATGCTTAAAAAAGGAAGATATTTCAGGTCCTCAGGTCTATTCCTATTCAGCCTGCTTGTAATCAACTTCATTATTCTGTCATTGTCATATGTATATTTCAGGACCGAAAAAGCTCAGATTTTAGATAATCTTATGAATCCCGGTGCTGAAATTGTGAAACTGAAAGCCTATATGATTGCCTTTAGCGGATTGATCATACTGGCTTTTAACACTGCTTTTTCATTTTTCTGGTTTAAGCAGCGAAATGAATTATCGGCACTTGAAAAAGATAAGCTTTTGTTAATCGAGCAGTTTGCCATGTTATCGCGGTTTGCCAATGATGCCATTATAGTTTTTACCGAAGATCATACCATAATCCAGGTCAATGATAAAGCCCTTGAACTTTACGGTTTTTCAAGGTCGGATATATTGGGCATGACGGTTGAAATGCTCCGCATTCCTGAAGAAAGAGATGATTTTCCTGCAATGCTGCTAAAGGTGAAAGCAGATAATGGCCTGAGGTTTGAAACCGTTCACATGACTTCTAAAGGAACCGGATTTCCTGTAGAAGTGAGCATGAGGTATATGGAACTTATGGGCAGTAATTGCTTCCAGGCCGTTGTAAGGGACATAACACAACGGAAACAATTCGAAAAGGCCTTGATAGCCAGTGAAGAACGTCTCAAAATGATTACAAATACAGTGCCTCTGATTGTTTGGACTGCAACGGCAGAAGGCTATATTGACTTTGTAAATTCCCGTTTTGAAGAAATTGTTGGTTTTTATCCCATCCGTGAAAATGCTACTATTGATTTTATTCATCCTGACGACAGGGAACGAGTAACTAAATATTGGCAAAGTGCTGTGAATGAAGCAAGACAACACCAGATTCAATTACGGATCCTCACGAAAGAAGGGATTTACAGGTGGTATCTTTGTATGGCAATGCCATCGTGCAACAGTGATGGTAAAATATTAAGGTGGTTCGGAAGCGCCACGGATATTGATGAACTCGAGAACAGGGTGGCGCAGCGCACAGCCGAGATAAAAGAACATGAAAAGGAAATTGTAAAACTGAACCTGAGCCTGCAGGAACATGCGCTGAGCCTTGAAAATGCAAACAAGGAACTTGAAGCATTTATTTATTCCGTATCACACGATTTGCGTGCTCCTCTGCGTGCCATCAACGGTTTTTCTATGATTCTGCTCGATGAGTATAAAAGCAAACTGGATACAGAAGGTCAGAATATGCTTGGTAAAGTATGGAACAATGCCGACCGTATGCGACAGCTTATCGATGATTTGTTGCGTTTTTCCAAAACAGGCCGGCATGCCCTTTCCATAACTTATATTGATATGAATGCCCTGTTCAATTCAATGATCGAGGAAACAAAACAGCTATACCCCGAAAGGCAGATCAAAACATCAATATCTGAAATGCCCGGTGCTTACGGAGATCTTTCATTAATGAAACAGGTGCTTCTCAACCTTCTGTCGAACGCTGTAAAATTTTCAGGGAACAGGGAATGTTCAGAGATCGAAATCAAAGGTTCAAGAAATAATGAAGAAATATGTTATTATATAAAGGATAACGGCACAGGCTTCGATATGAAATATGCAGATGAGCTGTTCGGCGTTTTCCGGCGGCTTAATAATGCCGAAGGATTTGAGGGAACTGGTGTAGGCCTTGCTCTTGTTAAGCGGATAATTGAAAAGCACGGTGGCAAAGTGTGGGCTCAAAGCGAGCAGGGAAACGGGGCCACTTTTAGTTTTTCACTGCCTGATAACCGGTAA
- a CDS encoding head GIN domain-containing protein, giving the protein MKKIVFLLFCIIAFSIIQSCVIDFPDSISGNGNVVTQTRDLSEFSAIKVSSGIDVYLTQGEPQRVEVEADENLQQWIKTDVNGNELNIYSDKSIRLARTKKVKIVCKTLEKIEISSAGDITGLSRFKTDKLDIDMTSAGDLKFEVEADEVRISISSAGNADLKGNTRVFNAELSSAGDLNAYELEAKIADVSVSSAGSARVFVTDEARFRSSSAGNISYKGNPSIKEINTSSAGSVNKKD; this is encoded by the coding sequence ATGAAAAAAATAGTTTTCCTTCTGTTTTGCATCATTGCATTTTCAATCATTCAGAGCTGTGTTATTGATTTTCCTGACTCAATTTCGGGGAACGGCAATGTAGTTACACAAACGCGCGATTTATCTGAATTCTCAGCTATAAAGGTTAGCTCAGGAATCGATGTATACCTGACCCAGGGCGAACCTCAACGGGTTGAAGTGGAAGCAGATGAAAACCTGCAGCAATGGATAAAAACCGACGTCAATGGCAACGAGCTCAATATTTATTCGGATAAATCGATTCGGCTGGCACGCACTAAAAAGGTTAAAATAGTATGTAAAACCCTTGAAAAGATTGAAATATCGAGTGCCGGAGATATTACCGGACTTAGCCGGTTTAAAACCGATAAACTGGATATTGACATGACAAGTGCAGGGGACTTGAAATTTGAAGTCGAAGCCGATGAAGTCCGTATCTCAATTTCAAGTGCCGGTAATGCCGATTTAAAAGGTAATACCCGGGTCTTCAATGCTGAACTCAGCAGTGCTGGAGATCTGAATGCATATGAACTGGAAGCCAAAATAGCCGATGTCTCTGTTTCAAGTGCCGGAAGCGCTCGTGTTTTTGTTACCGATGAAGCGAGATTCAGATCGAGTAGTGCCGGAAATATCAGTTATAAAGGCAATCCCAGCATAAAAGAAATCAATACATCGAGCGCCGGATCAGTCAATAAAAAGGATTAA
- a CDS encoding Tex family protein, whose product MENKYVHLLAIDHNLAPWQVENTLKLLESKATIPFISRYRKEATGSLDEVQITDIRDQYNRFLDIDKRRESIISSIEEQGLMTDEIRKKLDAAFSLAELEDIYLPYKPKKKTRASVAREKGLEPLAHKIVKQAERNLSLAARDFIGEKVADEEEALQGARDIIAEWVNENQQSRVLVRNAFSQGAVISSKLVKGKEAEGIKYRDYFDFAEPLAKCPSHRLLAMMRGEEEGFLRVGVEPEQEKTISRLEKQYIKSTGDCAEQLAIAIKDSYKRLLEPSIETEFRSLAKEKADEQAIKVFAENLKQLLMAPPLGQKRVLAIDPGFRTGCKVTCLDAQGNLLHNETIYPHPPVQETSIASKKINTLVNSYKIEAIAIGNGTASRETESFIRNIKFERDLKVFVVSEAGASVYSASKTARDEFPDYDVTVRGAVSIGRRLMDPLAELVKIDPKSIGVGQYQHDVDQGRLKDSLDQVVESCVNAVGVDLNTASMHLLTYISGLGPQLAKNIVEYRKEQGTFHSREDLKKVPRMGPKAFEQAAGFLRIREGKNPLDNSAVHPESYYIVEKMATDLSHPVTDLLADEGLRKKIDIKKYVDDKVGIPTLTDILNELAKPGRDPRSSIKVFEFSDEIHSIEDVRIGMVLPGIVTNITNFGAFVDIGVKQDGLVHISQMADKFITNPAEVVKLHQHVKVKVLEVDVQRKRIQLSMKGV is encoded by the coding sequence ATGGAGAATAAATATGTTCATTTACTTGCTATTGATCATAATCTGGCACCATGGCAGGTAGAGAATACCCTTAAACTGCTTGAATCAAAAGCCACCATTCCGTTCATCAGCAGGTATCGCAAAGAAGCCACCGGAAGTCTTGATGAAGTTCAGATAACTGATATTCGTGATCAATACAACAGGTTTCTCGATATTGATAAAAGGCGGGAATCCATTATCAGCAGCATTGAAGAACAAGGACTCATGACTGATGAGATCAGGAAGAAGCTGGATGCTGCTTTTTCACTTGCCGAACTCGAGGATATTTATCTTCCCTATAAACCTAAAAAGAAGACAAGAGCATCGGTGGCACGTGAAAAAGGTCTTGAGCCGCTGGCCCATAAAATAGTGAAACAGGCTGAAAGAAATCTTTCACTGGCTGCACGCGATTTTATTGGCGAAAAAGTTGCTGATGAAGAAGAAGCGTTGCAGGGCGCCAGGGATATTATAGCTGAATGGGTGAATGAAAATCAGCAATCGAGAGTTCTTGTGAGAAATGCATTTTCACAGGGAGCAGTGATTTCTTCAAAACTGGTGAAAGGTAAAGAGGCAGAGGGTATTAAATACCGTGACTATTTTGATTTTGCTGAACCTCTTGCCAAATGTCCATCGCACCGCTTACTGGCCATGATGAGGGGTGAGGAGGAAGGATTTCTGCGAGTTGGTGTGGAGCCTGAACAGGAGAAGACGATAAGCCGACTGGAGAAACAATATATCAAATCCACCGGTGATTGTGCCGAACAGCTTGCCATCGCCATTAAGGATTCCTATAAAAGATTGCTTGAACCGTCCATTGAAACGGAATTCCGTTCGCTTGCAAAAGAAAAAGCTGATGAACAGGCTATCAAAGTATTCGCTGAAAATCTCAAACAATTGCTTATGGCGCCACCTCTTGGACAGAAAAGAGTACTAGCCATAGATCCCGGATTCCGGACAGGTTGCAAGGTGACGTGCCTGGATGCACAGGGTAACCTTCTCCACAATGAAACGATATATCCCCATCCGCCGGTACAGGAAACATCCATTGCCTCCAAAAAAATAAATACGCTTGTAAATTCTTATAAAATCGAGGCAATTGCCATTGGTAACGGTACAGCCAGTCGCGAAACGGAATCGTTTATCAGGAATATAAAATTTGAGCGTGATCTTAAAGTATTCGTTGTAAGTGAAGCAGGAGCTTCAGTATATTCTGCTTCAAAAACTGCAAGAGATGAATTTCCTGATTATGATGTAACGGTTAGGGGAGCTGTTTCAATCGGTCGCCGGTTGATGGATCCGCTTGCAGAACTCGTGAAGATCGATCCTAAATCAATCGGGGTGGGACAGTACCAGCATGATGTAGACCAGGGACGTTTAAAAGATTCACTTGACCAGGTTGTAGAAAGTTGCGTAAATGCCGTGGGAGTTGACCTGAATACGGCGAGCATGCATCTGCTTACCTATATATCAGGACTCGGACCACAGCTTGCTAAAAATATTGTTGAGTACAGGAAAGAACAGGGAACATTCCATTCGCGTGAAGATCTTAAAAAAGTTCCCAGGATGGGCCCTAAAGCTTTTGAACAGGCGGCAGGATTCCTCAGGATACGTGAGGGAAAAAACCCACTCGACAACAGCGCCGTTCACCCCGAGAGTTATTATATTGTTGAAAAGATGGCGACTGATCTGAGCCATCCGGTTACTGACCTGCTGGCAGACGAAGGCCTGAGAAAGAAAATTGATATAAAAAAATATGTGGATGATAAGGTCGGAATACCAACACTTACAGATATACTGAATGAGCTCGCCAAACCGGGACGGGATCCGAGATCCTCAATAAAGGTTTTTGAATTCTCAGATGAAATACATAGCATTGAAGATGTCAGAATCGGCATGGTTTTGCCGGGCATTGTAACCAATATAACCAATTTCGGAGCTTTTGTCGATATTGGAGTTAAACAGGATGGATTGGTGCATATATCGCAAATGGCAGATAAATTTATTACCAATCCGGCCGAGGTGGTTAAGCTGCACCAGCATGTGAAAGTAAAAGTGCTGGAAGTGGATGTACAAAGAAAACGAATTCAGCTGAGTATGAAGGGAGTGTGA
- a CDS encoding ATP-binding protein: MADKLRILFVEDLVTDYELALYEIQKTNPDLISKRVDNKDDYLSALNEFKPDLILSDYVMPEFNGMTALDIKKEFFPDIPFIMLTGSTNEETAVLCMKAGADDYVIKEHIRRLPLCVSSALSNAQVRKEIRKAQQELIRRELLLRNAVNNLPSTFTIYDNEGRIEYINEYGLTLANLKPRDAVGKKEEEIFPPEVTESYIAALYKTFASRETQVIESLINYPHASRYVIYYFVPTLDENGKIYKVLGIAYDITERKEAEEKLKVARKRAEEYDLLKSAFLANISHEIRTPLNAIMGFAQMIQRGYSDDEQLSGYIDIILLSSNQLLEIIKEMLEISQLVSGKSNINQTTFSITGLLQDLFLSFQVLEDAKIRQGIQFNLDIASLRSENDMIETDREKLFQILKNLLNNAFKFTFNGSVTLGCQKNHPGIWHFYVTDTGIGIEPDKLMYIFDIFRRGDESFTRQFSGVGLGLTICKELITLLKGEIWVESKPGKGSVFNFMLPENLGKIGI; encoded by the coding sequence ATGGCCGATAAACTTCGTATACTATTTGTTGAAGATCTGGTCACTGATTATGAACTCGCTTTATATGAAATTCAGAAAACAAATCCCGATCTAATCAGTAAAAGGGTTGACAACAAGGATGACTACCTTTCCGCACTGAATGAATTTAAACCCGATCTGATCCTGTCAGATTATGTTATGCCTGAATTCAATGGCATGACAGCCCTGGATATAAAAAAGGAATTTTTTCCCGATATTCCTTTTATAATGCTTACAGGATCAACCAACGAAGAAACCGCTGTACTTTGTATGAAGGCTGGAGCCGATGACTATGTAATTAAAGAACATATCAGGCGATTGCCGCTCTGTGTATCAAGCGCACTTTCAAATGCGCAGGTAAGAAAGGAAATTCGTAAGGCACAGCAGGAGTTGATCCGCAGGGAACTTCTTCTGAGGAATGCTGTCAATAATCTGCCATCTACGTTTACGATTTACGACAACGAAGGGAGAATCGAATACATTAATGAATATGGTCTGACTCTTGCAAATCTTAAACCTCGTGATGCTGTGGGGAAGAAAGAAGAGGAAATATTCCCGCCTGAGGTTACTGAAAGTTATATTGCTGCACTTTATAAAACTTTCGCAAGTCGCGAAACCCAGGTTATTGAAAGTCTGATAAACTATCCTCATGCGTCTCGCTATGTAATCTATTATTTTGTTCCTACGCTTGATGAAAATGGCAAAATATATAAAGTGCTCGGGATAGCATATGATATTACCGAACGAAAAGAAGCTGAAGAAAAGCTCAAAGTGGCCCGAAAAAGAGCCGAAGAATATGATTTACTGAAATCGGCCTTTCTGGCGAATATTTCTCACGAAATCAGGACACCTCTTAATGCCATCATGGGATTCGCCCAGATGATACAGAGAGGTTATTCCGATGATGAACAGTTATCCGGCTACATTGATATTATCCTGCTTAGCAGCAACCAATTGCTTGAAATAATAAAAGAGATGCTCGAGATCTCCCAACTGGTTTCCGGTAAATCAAATATCAACCAAACAACATTTTCAATTACAGGGTTATTGCAGGATTTGTTTCTGAGTTTTCAGGTGCTTGAGGACGCAAAAATCAGGCAGGGCATTCAATTTAATCTCGATATAGCTTCACTCAGGTCAGAGAATGACATGATTGAAACCGACAGGGAAAAATTGTTCCAGATACTTAAAAACCTGTTGAATAATGCCTTTAAATTTACGTTCAACGGATCGGTGACTTTGGGTTGCCAGAAAAACCATCCGGGCATATGGCATTTTTATGTAACCGACACAGGCATTGGCATTGAACCGGATAAGCTGATGTACATTTTTGATATATTCAGGCGGGGCGATGAATCTTTTACGCGTCAGTTCAGCGGAGTAGGTCTTGGTCTCACCATTTGCAAAGAACTTATCACACTTCTGAAAGGTGAAATTTGGGTGGAAAGTAAGCCCGGAAAGGGTTCGGTATTTAATTTCATGCTTCCCGAAAATCTTGGGAAAATAGGAATTTAA
- a CDS encoding DUF6090 family protein yields MLAFPEMLKPSVKKTIAGERSTGKKILEKLFELISIIVSIYLALSIEGWSEKRSEHKKMLYYYNNLAAEIALDTASLDSALMNAEKHLRVTRVQLGMLRKYEPSMDDSLLSMYRGLAFNMLFYTSSMLSYNTMVVSGDIKLIENIKVRNKLAELNEVYTGLRLHEDMYLKYIQDDIMKSFMSNFDLIDQKIVTPGYYKSLFYRNLVAGFYVQNAGRVEQYRSSLKVAKETLALIKEELEKEEK; encoded by the coding sequence ATGCTAGCCTTTCCAGAGATGCTTAAGCCATCCGTAAAAAAAACAATTGCCGGCGAACGGAGTACCGGCAAAAAGATCCTTGAAAAGTTATTTGAATTAATCTCCATCATAGTCAGTATTTATCTTGCTTTAAGCATTGAAGGCTGGTCAGAAAAAAGATCTGAGCATAAAAAGATGCTGTATTATTACAATAACCTTGCAGCGGAAATTGCGCTGGATACTGCATCACTCGACAGTGCACTGATGAATGCCGAAAAGCATCTTCGCGTAACCCGGGTGCAATTAGGAATGTTAAGAAAATACGAACCTTCAATGGATGATTCCTTGCTGTCAATGTATCGTGGATTGGCGTTCAACATGCTTTTCTATACATCGTCAATGCTGTCCTATAACACAATGGTAGTGAGCGGCGACATTAAACTTATAGAGAATATTAAGGTACGGAATAAACTGGCAGAATTAAATGAAGTCTATACCGGGTTAAGGCTTCATGAAGACATGTATCTGAAGTATATTCAGGATGATATAATGAAATCTTTTATGTCGAATTTTGATCTGATCGATCAGAAAATTGTTACGCCGGGTTATTATAAAAGCTTATTCTACCGGAACCTGGTTGCGGGATTTTATGTACAGAATGCCGGCAGGGTGGAGCAGTACCGGTCATCACTCAAGGTGGCAAAGGAAACCCTGGCTCTCATTAAGGAGGAACTTGAGAAAGAGGAGAAATAA
- a CDS encoding Do family serine endopeptidase yields the protein MKSKQVLLVLIAAIIGGLVSVFGYSALIDNKEKTIIQEREPVSMVSLKAGIDSSTDFTFAAEKTVNAVVNVKTQSTVEYRNPIYEFFYGDKYPGEQEPVTGIGSGVIITADGYIVTNNHVIENSEKVTVTLNDKREFEAKVVGTDHSTDLALLKIDTEGLPFITFGNSDNLRIGEWVLAVGNPFNISSTVTAGIVSAKGRSMQIIEDNYRIESFIQTDASVNRGNSGGALVNLKGEMVGINTAILSPTGGNVGISFAIPSSIVEKVVKDLIEFGTVQRGIMGVQIQDISAELAKKENLSELNGVYVSDVNENSAAQEAGIEAGDVITEIEGIKVKSPSELQELVSRHRPGDKISVTVKRKDKTKQFEVKLRNLQGDTSVVKAGTFETILGAKVVNLTDQEKQKLGIKNGVKVTDLQEGKLKQEGVKPGFIITQVNNTPIQSVAELEKLVNNLKGGVYIEGVYPNGMVAYYAFGL from the coding sequence ATGAAAAGCAAACAAGTATTACTGGTTTTAATTGCCGCAATTATCGGTGGTTTGGTTTCAGTGTTTGGTTACTCGGCCCTTATTGATAATAAGGAAAAAACGATTATCCAGGAGAGAGAGCCTGTGAGTATGGTAAGTTTAAAAGCCGGAATTGACAGTTCTACTGACTTTACTTTTGCCGCTGAGAAAACTGTAAATGCAGTTGTCAATGTCAAAACACAGTCCACTGTGGAATACCGGAACCCGATTTATGAATTTTTCTACGGTGATAAATACCCGGGTGAGCAGGAGCCCGTTACAGGTATCGGATCAGGCGTAATTATTACGGCTGACGGTTACATTGTTACGAATAACCATGTGATTGAAAACTCTGAAAAGGTTACAGTTACCCTGAATGACAAAAGAGAATTTGAAGCCAAGGTGGTGGGTACCGATCATTCAACCGACCTGGCTTTGCTGAAAATTGATACCGAAGGCCTGCCGTTTATTACCTTCGGGAATTCCGACAACCTGAGGATCGGTGAATGGGTTCTTGCCGTCGGAAACCCGTTTAACATTTCATCCACAGTCACTGCAGGTATTGTAAGTGCCAAGGGAAGGAGCATGCAAATCATTGAAGACAATTACAGGATAGAGTCATTTATTCAGACTGATGCGTCTGTCAACAGGGGAAACAGCGGAGGTGCACTTGTTAACCTGAAAGGTGAAATGGTGGGTATCAATACAGCCATTCTTTCTCCAACCGGTGGAAATGTGGGTATTTCGTTTGCTATTCCTTCCAGCATAGTGGAGAAGGTTGTAAAAGACCTGATTGAATTCGGAACCGTCCAGCGCGGGATCATGGGTGTACAAATCCAGGATATCAGCGCCGAACTGGCAAAGAAGGAGAATCTAAGTGAACTCAACGGTGTATATGTTTCCGACGTAAATGAGAACAGCGCTGCACAGGAAGCAGGAATTGAAGCTGGTGATGTGATTACCGAAATTGAAGGTATTAAAGTAAAAAGTCCTTCAGAACTACAGGAGCTTGTAAGCCGCCACAGGCCGGGAGACAAGATTTCGGTAACGGTAAAAAGAAAAGACAAAACGAAACAATTTGAAGTGAAATTGCGTAATCTTCAGGGTGACACAAGTGTCGTTAAAGCAGGCACGTTCGAAACCATACTTGGAGCAAAGGTTGTTAATCTCACTGACCAGGAAAAGCAGAAACTTGGCATCAAAAACGGTGTTAAAGTTACCGATCTTCAGGAGGGCAAACTGAAGCAGGAAGGTGTAAAACCAGGCTTTATCATCACGCAGGTTAACAACACGCCTATTCAGTCAGTTGCTGAATTGGAGAAACTTGTAAATAATTTAAAAGGTGGTGTATACATAGAAGGGGTATATCCAAACGGTATGGTGGCGTATTACGCATTTGGACTGTGA